The following proteins are encoded in a genomic region of Lactiplantibacillus plantarum:
- a CDS encoding MarR family winged helix-turn-helix transcriptional regulator, which translates to MLENIDIKFQLEILEKLLKIRRHIDQLLTLELTETSLSMREWELLMYVGQLQKTNISKLASLSRTQKTLVSKNIWQLIKLGLVQSQVNQKDRRQLSFSMTIEGQKQIRTIERQVSRNLKNPQLAAELMGLSKQVMELSRKLNRISLKN; encoded by the coding sequence ATGCTAGAAAATATAGACATAAAATTTCAACTTGAAATTTTAGAGAAATTATTAAAAATACGCCGTCATATCGATCAATTGTTGACACTGGAGTTAACTGAAACGAGCTTATCTATGAGAGAGTGGGAGTTACTGATGTATGTTGGTCAACTTCAGAAGACTAATATAAGTAAACTAGCAAGTCTATCGAGAACACAAAAAACATTAGTATCCAAAAATATTTGGCAATTAATAAAACTAGGGTTAGTTCAGTCACAAGTCAATCAAAAAGATCGGCGACAGCTCAGTTTTTCAATGACAATAGAAGGTCAAAAACAAATAAGGACGATTGAAAGACAAGTTTCCCGCAATTTAAAGAATCCACAATTAGCTGCAGAGCTAATGGGCTTGTCAAAACAAGTCATGGAACTAAGTCGTAAGTTGAATAGAATTAGCTTAAAAAATTAA
- a CDS encoding DUF916 and DUF3324 domain-containing protein: MSLMFFIIMLGFFLQTAKAWADTGAEFSVTINKNSYQADNSKPYFYLKIPPKTATMLSLNIINQSNRVNNYTVTANRALTNSNMLIDYSPMKAVAGSHLSKDLDFNNFISPKKLSVQVKAHSSKTIKLNLKMPAKRFEGIILGGIYVRKNITQKIKNGYTNRFNYVTPILLKQNNNKVVPSLKLRKVSFATQNLTSTVNVNLSNVNKAYVDDLKTHAKIYRQSKKDKVIIDDKQINRSVAPNSDFVYQVPVSGQSLKPGTYVLDFKVTSTKEAKEWHWIRTFKVSPENAQKAATVSYKRMGVPNWIWTLLGLLLLILLILVYLLLKKRRKDKD, encoded by the coding sequence ATGTCTTTGATGTTTTTTATTATTATGCTTGGCTTCTTTTTACAGACAGCCAAGGCTTGGGCTGATACGGGAGCTGAATTCAGTGTAACTATAAATAAAAATAGTTATCAGGCAGATAACAGTAAGCCATACTTTTATTTAAAGATACCACCGAAAACAGCAACTATGTTATCTCTAAACATAATTAACCAGAGCAACCGGGTTAATAATTATACCGTAACAGCTAATCGCGCCTTGACGAACTCAAATATGTTGATTGATTACTCGCCGATGAAGGCAGTTGCTGGATCTCATTTATCAAAAGATTTAGATTTCAACAATTTTATATCACCAAAAAAGTTATCTGTTCAAGTAAAAGCACATAGCAGTAAAACTATTAAATTAAATCTTAAAATGCCCGCGAAAAGATTTGAGGGGATAATATTAGGGGGCATTTATGTTCGTAAAAATATTACCCAGAAAATAAAAAATGGATATACTAATCGATTTAATTATGTAACTCCCATTCTATTGAAACAGAATAATAACAAGGTAGTTCCTTCTTTAAAATTAAGAAAGGTCAGCTTTGCTACTCAAAATTTAACTTCAACAGTTAATGTAAATTTATCAAACGTAAACAAGGCATATGTGGACGATTTAAAAACCCATGCCAAAATTTATCGTCAAAGTAAAAAAGATAAGGTTATTATTGATGATAAACAGATTAATCGCTCAGTGGCTCCTAACTCAGATTTTGTTTATCAAGTGCCTGTATCAGGTCAAAGTTTGAAACCTGGTACTTATGTGCTGGATTTTAAGGTTACATCAACAAAAGAAGCTAAGGAGTGGCACTGGATTCGGACTTTCAAGGTGTCACCGGAAAATGCTCAAAAAGCGGCAACGGTTTCGTATAAAAGAATGGGAGTTCCTAATTGGATTTGGACCTTGTTAGGGTTATTGCTATTAATATTATTAATTTTGGTTTATCTTTTGTTGAAAAAGAGGAGAAAAGATAAGGATTAG
- a CDS encoding BspA family leucine-rich repeat surface protein, producing the protein MSSNSNLVESKVTTKSDQVVALKTKAAIQPKAVQGETGTWGTVDWTYDNSTDTYTFGGGIAGTSGAPWPQSSNLIFTDKVTLPTDCSNLFFGIQSIKGETCLDTSQITNMYSMFRTAKVTNLDLSYFDTSKVTNMNCMFDSCNSLTNLDLSNFDTSEVTDMSNMLKNLIGLRKLFWDKYGFYQLMQISPIL; encoded by the coding sequence ATGAGTAGTAACAGTAATTTAGTTGAGTCAAAAGTTACTACGAAGTCTGATCAAGTTGTGGCACTGAAAACTAAAGCAGCTATACAACCTAAGGCAGTACAAGGTGAAACAGGAACATGGGGAACGGTAGATTGGACCTATGATAATAGTACAGACACTTATACTTTCGGTGGTGGGATTGCTGGGACATCAGGTGCACCATGGCCGCAAAGCTCTAATTTAATATTTACTGATAAGGTAACATTACCGACTGATTGCAGTAATTTATTTTTTGGCATTCAAAGTATAAAGGGAGAGACCTGTTTAGATACGTCACAAATAACTAATATGTATAGCATGTTTAGAACGGCTAAAGTAACAAATTTAGACTTAAGTTACTTTGATACATCAAAGGTCACAAATATGAATTGTATGTTTGATAGTTGTAACAGTTTGACAAATCTAGATTTAAGTAATTTTGATACATCAGAAGTAACCGATATGAGTAATATGTTGAAAAATCTTATAGGATTAAGAAAATTATTTTGGGACAAATACGGGTTCTATCAGCTGATGCAAATTTCCCCAATATTATAA
- a CDS encoding DeoR/GlpR family DNA-binding transcription regulator, which yields MVSRDDRVLHILKILNKHPRISVKRLIELTGESVSTMRRDLIVLEQSGKVKRTFGMVSLLENTNIEFASPFRYRTHVEEKKVICRLLARRVIKDNQALFIDPSTTTAYLPNYLSERQNVKVITDNLQFAIAANQMTNLNLFLTGGSLRPNSNSLLGNHTIQDIAMFRPQLAIVSCSTLDNTGAYIADMDQADVKIAMMKSARESILVADHTKFQSVNSDYIRLASFPAWSKIVTDRAPKDQFLKHMAALGVKVIYPGSK from the coding sequence ATGGTAAGTCGAGATGATCGTGTTTTACACATACTTAAGATATTGAACAAACACCCCAGAATTAGTGTGAAAAGACTAATAGAACTAACTGGCGAAAGCGTTTCTACAATGCGACGCGATCTAATTGTTTTGGAACAGTCGGGAAAAGTCAAAAGGACATTTGGAATGGTCTCTTTATTGGAAAATACCAATATTGAATTTGCGTCACCTTTTCGATATCGGACGCATGTCGAAGAGAAAAAGGTAATTTGTCGATTATTAGCAAGAAGGGTTATCAAAGATAATCAAGCACTGTTCATTGATCCGAGTACAACGACGGCGTATTTACCGAATTACTTATCGGAGCGACAAAACGTCAAGGTGATTACCGACAATCTGCAGTTCGCGATTGCTGCTAATCAAATGACAAATTTAAATCTATTCTTAACTGGTGGTTCGTTACGGCCTAATTCCAATTCATTATTGGGTAATCATACAATTCAAGATATTGCGATGTTTAGACCGCAGTTAGCAATTGTTTCTTGTAGCACGTTGGATAATACGGGAGCGTATATTGCAGATATGGATCAGGCAGATGTTAAGATTGCGATGATGAAAAGTGCTCGTGAAAGCATTCTTGTTGCAGACCACACTAAGTTTCAGTCTGTTAATTCTGACTATATTCGGTTAGCCAGCTTTCCTGCCTGGTCAAAGATTGTGACTGATAGAGCACCGAAAGATCAGTTTTTAAAACATATGGCGGCACTCGGTGTTAAAGTCATTTACCCGGGGTCTAAATAA
- a CDS encoding MFS transporter, with amino-acid sequence MSNNQKESHGSTIAVSITNFLDSGSIVAGASGLTLWTKALGLSSFQVGLLGALSANAFGSAIGALIGGHLSDKYGRKVIYTYDMLVYMLGTIIVAASVNFPMLLAGFLITGIAVGAGVPASWTYISETSESTNRAENIGISQFAWSLGPAIIFAAGVALSPLGVMGNRILFIFLTIVAFIAWRLQSKLDESQVWVEQKQHERATGEKPHPYRDLFSNVINLKSLLFLIGVYMFWNLVAGAMGFFMPYVYETAGGLTNLQANLLQAVLWIFTAVATYVGFARYGDRANHRIFFAVGAAMAVVSWVVLTFAGMNWTSLWIFVAVWGISAGIGAQAWYALWATELFPTKYRAGSQGVMFFVVRGSAGIWSIIFPTILTTMGFKAAGTFMIGLLLVSLIIGVIWTPQTRGKSLEQITKERYGDEFDESDAKDKQTPINSNATGDVK; translated from the coding sequence ATGAGTAATAACCAAAAAGAATCACACGGCTCAACAATTGCCGTATCAATTACTAATTTTTTGGATTCTGGGTCAATTGTTGCTGGTGCAAGTGGTTTAACACTATGGACTAAAGCCTTGGGATTATCAAGCTTTCAGGTTGGACTACTAGGTGCATTGAGTGCCAATGCATTTGGTTCTGCGATTGGGGCTTTGATTGGTGGTCACTTGTCAGATAAATATGGTCGGAAAGTTATCTATACCTATGACATGCTTGTTTATATGCTAGGGACGATTATTGTGGCAGCCTCAGTTAATTTTCCAATGTTATTAGCCGGCTTCCTGATTACTGGGATTGCGGTCGGCGCTGGGGTTCCTGCATCGTGGACTTATATTTCAGAAACGTCAGAATCAACTAATCGGGCGGAGAACATTGGTATTTCACAATTCGCTTGGTCATTAGGGCCCGCCATTATTTTTGCAGCCGGTGTTGCCTTATCGCCACTAGGTGTCATGGGTAATCGGATCTTATTCATTTTCTTAACAATTGTTGCCTTTATTGCATGGCGTCTTCAAAGTAAATTGGACGAATCACAAGTCTGGGTTGAACAGAAACAACACGAGCGGGCGACTGGTGAGAAGCCACATCCATATCGTGACTTATTCTCAAATGTCATTAACTTAAAGTCATTGCTATTTTTAATTGGTGTTTACATGTTCTGGAATCTAGTTGCCGGTGCAATGGGCTTCTTTATGCCATACGTTTATGAAACTGCTGGTGGGTTAACAAATCTACAGGCCAACTTACTGCAAGCCGTCCTTTGGATCTTTACCGCAGTTGCCACTTATGTTGGTTTTGCCCGCTATGGTGATCGTGCTAATCACCGAATCTTCTTTGCAGTTGGGGCTGCAATGGCCGTCGTTTCTTGGGTTGTCCTGACATTTGCCGGGATGAACTGGACTAGTCTTTGGATTTTCGTTGCTGTTTGGGGCATCTCCGCAGGGATCGGGGCTCAAGCGTGGTACGCACTATGGGCGACTGAATTATTCCCAACTAAGTATCGTGCAGGCTCTCAAGGCGTGATGTTCTTCGTCGTCCGTGGCTCAGCTGGTATTTGGTCAATTATCTTCCCAACTATTCTGACGACGATGGGCTTCAAAGCTGCCGGAACATTTATGATTGGATTATTGTTAGTTTCATTGATTATCGGGGTCATTTGGACACCTCAGACTCGCGGCAAATCACTGGAACAAATTACAAAGGAACGTTATGGTGACGAATTTGACGAAAGTGACGCCAAAGATAAACAGACACCGATTAATTCAAATGCTACTGGAGATGTGAAGTAA
- a CDS encoding KxYKxGKxW signal peptide domain-containing protein encodes MSKKIYVGELKTHYKLVKKGKSWVVIGITTFSVGLSVLFTNYSIHADSVDVENDSIDSSVTGTEFHTVTLKSSVTKNNDSNLNETNEGSQEITNVTSIADSQSSNNAASSKEESGSRNKTTSTIASSASTTDSKSSSSTVSSAEPIADS; translated from the coding sequence ATGAGTAAAAAAATCTATGTCGGGGAATTGAAAACACATTACAAATTGGTTAAAAAGGGAAAGTCTTGGGTAGTAATAGGCATTACAACTTTCTCTGTCGGTTTGAGTGTGCTTTTCACTAACTATTCCATTCATGCGGATAGTGTGGATGTTGAAAATGATAGTATAGATTCAAGTGTCACTGGTACAGAGTTCCATACGGTTACTTTAAAATCTAGTGTTACAAAAAATAATGATAGTAATCTGAATGAAACTAATGAGGGTAGCCAAGAGATTACTAATGTGACAAGTATCGCAGACAGTCAAAGTTCAAACAATGCGGCATCTAGCAAAGAAGAAAGTGGTAGTAGGAATAAGACCACATCGACAATTGCAAGTTCAGCAAGTACCACTGACAGTAAAAGTTCAAGCAGTACGGTATCTAGCGCGGAGCCAATAGCTGATAGCTAA
- a CDS encoding AraC family transcriptional regulator — MNTRILNALKQTTLIEEKQKASHCFVEDMPPYAINQELSLKEHGRVLRNYFFKNKDIYISRHNRYADYPTHTHTFLEMNYMLQGHATEIVDDKKITLNTGDLLLLDEGSTHSIKALGDNDLLINILFRTKNISINLLNDLRRSNNIFYDFLLSQVIEDSNHKRDYLVFTKKRNTEVQETLDRIIDEYYLKRDFSNSIIKSYLSILLVQLVREYPLNGPHQENKSSLLAIKVLKAIAEEYKTVSLEELANRYNYNKNYLSNIFKSEVGQTFSEVLTRQRLIQAHTLIASTSLPIATIMEQVGIKNKTFFYQKYKNYYKTLPSTDR; from the coding sequence ATGAACACACGTATTTTGAACGCTTTAAAGCAAACAACGTTGATTGAAGAAAAGCAAAAAGCGTCTCACTGTTTCGTTGAAGACATGCCACCCTATGCCATTAACCAGGAGCTTTCTTTAAAGGAACATGGACGCGTACTAAGAAATTATTTTTTTAAGAATAAAGACATTTATATCAGTCGTCATAATCGCTATGCAGATTATCCAACTCACACTCATACTTTTTTGGAAATGAACTATATGCTACAAGGTCATGCAACTGAAATTGTTGATGATAAGAAGATAACGCTAAATACCGGTGATTTATTGCTTTTAGATGAAGGATCAACGCACTCAATCAAGGCTTTAGGTGATAATGATTTGTTAATAAACATTCTTTTCAGAACCAAAAACATCAGTATTAACCTGTTAAATGACCTTCGTAGAAGCAATAACATTTTTTATGACTTTTTGCTCAGTCAAGTTATTGAAGATAGTAACCATAAGCGGGACTACCTCGTATTTACCAAAAAGCGTAATACCGAAGTCCAGGAAACTTTAGACCGGATCATCGATGAGTATTATTTAAAGCGTGATTTTTCGAACAGCATTATTAAATCCTATTTATCAATTTTACTGGTCCAATTGGTTCGTGAATATCCTTTGAATGGCCCTCATCAAGAAAATAAATCTAGTCTGCTAGCCATTAAGGTCCTAAAAGCAATTGCCGAAGAGTATAAGACCGTAAGCTTGGAGGAATTAGCAAATCGCTATAATTATAATAAAAATTATTTAAGTAACATCTTCAAGTCTGAAGTTGGCCAAACTTTTAGTGAAGTTCTAACTCGGCAACGACTAATTCAAGCCCACACGCTAATTGCATCTACCTCACTACCCATCGCTACAATCATGGAACAAGTCGGAATTAAGAACAAAACATTCTTTTATCAGAAGTATAAAAATTATTATAAGACGCTCCCCAGCACTGATCGCTAA
- the rhaB gene encoding rhamnulokinase, whose protein sequence is MKSYIAVDIGASSGRLMLGQQKRGQLTLKEVHRFSNGFAMKDGHDRWDVDHLIHEIFKGLEKVKKMGIKDVELGIDTWAVDYVLVGENGHKLEDPISYRDKRTHNAIQQLTSDLPKEYIYEKTGIQFQDFNTLYQLYKENHDLLAKTDKIMMMPDYLGYVLTGNAVTEITNASTTQMLNLRVGLFDKDLLGKVNVSQDQFPRLVESGSVLGNVSHKWHTQYDIPEVEVVTVATHDTASAVVGTPGEGDRWAFLSSGTWSLLGTELNVPENGLQAFHENYTNEWGAYGTYRFLKNIMGLWVAQCVRHELGDQYSFGELADLAQQVRPFQQFIDINDERFTNPENMIKELQDYCRETKQTIPETPGELFQAIYSNLSLFYANELNKLDRILGYHIDTLNIVGGGSNVALMNQLTSTLANIKVVAGPSEATAVGNIMVQMITSDEVENIGAGRRLIETSFDLKRYLPETNKYGDILKEYQRFLTNKSKEMV, encoded by the coding sequence ATGAAATCTTATATTGCCGTAGACATTGGCGCTTCTAGCGGGCGTTTAATGCTCGGTCAGCAAAAGCGTGGCCAGCTAACGTTAAAGGAAGTGCATCGTTTCTCCAATGGATTTGCGATGAAGGATGGTCATGATCGCTGGGATGTTGATCATTTAATCCATGAAATCTTTAAAGGCCTTGAAAAAGTCAAAAAGATGGGGATAAAGGATGTTGAGTTAGGAATTGATACTTGGGCAGTTGATTATGTACTTGTCGGTGAAAACGGACATAAATTGGAGGATCCAATTAGTTATCGTGATAAGCGGACACATAATGCGATCCAACAGTTAACTAGCGACCTACCCAAAGAGTACATTTACGAAAAGACTGGCATTCAGTTCCAAGACTTTAACACGCTCTATCAATTGTATAAAGAGAATCATGATTTATTGGCTAAGACGGACAAGATTATGATGATGCCGGATTATCTCGGATATGTTTTGACGGGTAATGCAGTTACTGAAATCACGAATGCCTCTACCACTCAGATGTTGAACTTGCGTGTCGGTTTATTTGATAAAGATTTGTTAGGCAAAGTCAACGTGTCTCAAGACCAATTTCCACGACTAGTTGAGTCCGGATCGGTTCTGGGAAATGTGAGCCACAAATGGCACACTCAATATGATATTCCGGAAGTTGAAGTTGTGACGGTCGCAACCCATGACACGGCCTCGGCGGTTGTTGGAACGCCAGGTGAAGGTGATCGGTGGGCATTCCTTAGTTCAGGAACATGGTCACTACTAGGAACTGAGTTAAATGTGCCAGAAAATGGATTACAAGCATTTCATGAGAACTATACGAATGAATGGGGCGCATACGGGACTTACCGATTCCTAAAAAACATTATGGGGTTGTGGGTTGCCCAATGTGTTCGTCATGAACTAGGTGATCAGTATAGCTTTGGTGAACTGGCTGACTTGGCGCAACAAGTAAGACCATTCCAACAATTCATTGATATCAACGATGAACGCTTCACTAATCCCGAAAATATGATTAAGGAACTCCAGGATTATTGCCGTGAAACAAAGCAGACGATACCGGAAACACCGGGTGAATTATTCCAGGCAATCTATTCTAATCTGTCTTTGTTCTATGCCAATGAATTGAATAAACTTGACCGTATCTTGGGCTACCACATTGATACACTGAATATTGTTGGTGGCGGAAGTAACGTTGCTCTGATGAATCAGTTAACGAGTACCCTGGCTAATATCAAGGTTGTGGCGGGTCCGAGTGAAGCCACTGCAGTTGGAAACATTATGGTTCAAATGATTACTAGTGATGAAGTAGAGAACATTGGAGCGGGCCGGCGGTTGATTGAAACGTCATTTGATCTAAAGCGGTACTTGCCGGAGACCAATAAGTATGGCGACATTTTAAAAGAGTATCAACGATTTCTAACAAATAAATCTAAGGAGATGGTTTAA
- a CDS encoding bacterial Ig-like domain-containing protein, translated as MAIIYTKDTHYIAGPNNGQWQVEDNFISAITGNGETLSVNDMTVTYGSAGQPDLSKAGTYTVTYSYTDASGNKVS; from the coding sequence TTGGCGATCATCTATACAAAAGATACCCATTATATTGCGGGGCCAAATAATGGGCAATGGCAAGTTGAAGACAACTTTATTAGTGCTATTACTGGTAATGGTGAGACGTTAAGTGTTAATGATATGACCGTAACTTACGGTAGTGCGGGCCAACCAGATTTAAGTAAAGCTGGTACCTATACTGTGACTTACAGTTATACTGATGCTAGTGGCAATAAAGTAAGTTAA
- a CDS encoding bacterial Ig-like domain-containing protein: MATVTVVASQVGIKTNNSTLMAGPMTKWQAEYNFVSATDEHGKALDFSKVKVTESVDPTKAGTYTITYSYTDGAGNVIKATDTVTIISQSGLSTPAKPGEPSKTTMSDEYKLHRKPTKNQYVSHKLPQTDETNQQVVSISGLLMLAVSGILRVLGIRKRQD, translated from the coding sequence ATGGCAACAGTCACGGTAGTTGCCAGTCAAGTAGGGATCAAAACGAATAATAGTACATTAATGGCAGGTCCGATGACTAAATGGCAAGCTGAATATAACTTTGTTAGTGCCACGGACGAGCATGGTAAGGCGTTAGATTTCAGTAAAGTGAAGGTCACGGAGAGTGTTGATCCAACGAAGGCTGGTACTTATACGATTACGTATAGCTACACCGACGGTGCAGGCAATGTAATTAAAGCCACGGATACGGTGACAATAATTTCTCAATCAGGTCTAAGCACACCAGCGAAGCCAGGCGAACCAAGTAAGACGACAATGTCAGATGAATATAAGTTGCACAGGAAACCAACTAAGAATCAATATGTGTCTCACAAGTTACCTCAAACTGATGAAACTAATCAGCAAGTAGTATCGATAAGTGGACTATTAATGTTAGCTGTCAGTGGCATATTGAGAGTTCTTGGGATACGGAAACGACAGGATTAA
- a CDS encoding MarR family winged helix-turn-helix transcriptional regulator, translating to MLEDKDIKFQLEIFEKLLQIRRHIDQLLTLELTETNLSMREWELLMYVNQLQKTNISKLARLSRIQKTLVSKNIWQLIKLGLVQSQVNQKDRRQLNISMTVEGQKQTRTIERQVYRNLKNPQLAEELMGLSKKSWN from the coding sequence ATGTTAGAAGATAAAGACATAAAATTTCAACTTGAAATTTTTGAAAAATTATTACAAATACGCCGTCATATCGATCAATTGTTGACACTGGAGTTAACTGAAACAAATTTATCTATGAGAGAGTGGGAGCTACTGATGTATGTTAATCAACTTCAGAAGACTAATATAAGTAAACTAGCCAGACTATCGAGAATACAAAAAACATTAGTATCCAAAAACATTTGGCAATTAATAAAACTAGGATTAGTTCAGTCACAAGTCAATCAAAAAGATCGGCGACAGCTCAACATTTCAATGACAGTAGAAGGTCAAAAACAAACAAGGACGATTGAAAGACAAGTTTACCGTAATTTAAAGAATCCGCAATTAGCTGAAGAGCTAATGGGCTTGTCAAAAAAGTCATGGAACTAA
- a CDS encoding LPXTG cell wall anchor domain-containing protein, whose protein sequence is MLKHQKLNLKFEIISSVLVMCFVLSVFMPVYADNDAVGTTRISFVSRTNPQRRPESSRKQPSKIKHQNNMILPQTDESQDSVYSWIGLNIIGVIIFAKLFLYSKR, encoded by the coding sequence ATGTTAAAACACCAGAAGTTAAATTTAAAATTTGAAATTATATCTAGTGTTTTAGTAATGTGTTTTGTTTTAAGCGTATTTATGCCAGTTTATGCAGATAATGATGCAGTAGGAACTACTAGAATTAGCTTTGTGTCAAGAACAAATCCTCAGAGACGACCTGAATCTAGTAGAAAACAACCTTCAAAAATTAAACATCAAAATAATATGATTTTACCACAAACTGATGAAAGTCAAGATAGTGTTTATAGTTGGATTGGCTTAAATATTATAGGGGTTATTATATTCGCAAAACTTTTTTTATATTCTAAACGATGA
- a CDS encoding helix-turn-helix transcriptional regulator, translating to MKRVILSPLNLSPNDQKFILSFSLLEHDLIYFFSIHDYSHAHKKISCFIKNNSLTGISSEVLTNSLIGLTSDLTASSYSNKLNCINFLELRLLFINYLNQTECSTENFKNTLNDIVTTFFSFIDEIDNAIDFKHLSKQVALTVYYVDSHRYKKLSRQSILQNLNLNAVYTTKLFQKELGFSINYYIQHVKLTEAKHLLLQTNMSVTEIAHKLQFYDKSAFSKAFKKKFAISPSKYRELNKIVKDH from the coding sequence ATGAAAAGAGTAATCTTAAGTCCATTAAACCTGTCGCCAAATGATCAAAAATTTATATTATCTTTTTCTTTGCTAGAACATGACCTAATATATTTTTTCTCAATTCACGACTATTCTCATGCTCATAAGAAAATTTCTTGCTTCATTAAAAATAATTCTTTGACCGGGATTAGCTCTGAAGTGCTAACCAATTCTTTGATTGGCTTAACTAGCGACTTAACTGCCAGTAGTTATAGTAATAAATTGAATTGTATTAATTTTCTAGAGCTCAGATTATTATTTATCAATTATTTAAATCAGACCGAGTGTTCTACAGAAAATTTTAAAAATACATTAAACGACATTGTTACTACCTTTTTTTCATTCATCGATGAAATCGACAATGCCATAGACTTCAAGCATCTATCAAAACAAGTGGCTCTGACTGTTTATTATGTTGATTCCCATCGTTATAAAAAGTTAAGCCGACAAAGCATCTTGCAAAATTTAAATTTAAATGCTGTTTATACGACTAAGCTATTTCAAAAGGAGCTTGGCTTCTCTATCAACTACTACATTCAACATGTAAAACTCACCGAGGCCAAACATCTTTTACTACAAACAAATATGTCCGTAACTGAAATTGCACACAAACTTCAATTTTACGATAAGTCAGCCTTTTCAAAAGCATTTAAAAAAAAATTTGCTATATCTCCCAGTAAATATCGTGAGTTAAATAAAATAGTTAAAGACCATTAG
- the rhaM gene encoding L-rhamnose mutarotase codes for MVRLGQVMYLHKDAYEEYAKRHAELWPEMKTALKKYGATNYSIFLNKLTGQTFAYLEVPDEATYNEIAETDICKKWWKYMEPLMDTNEDNSPVTTDLQEVFHLD; via the coding sequence ATGGTTCGGTTAGGACAAGTGATGTATTTACACAAAGACGCCTACGAAGAATATGCTAAACGGCACGCGGAACTATGGCCAGAAATGAAGACGGCGCTTAAGAAGTATGGTGCAACGAATTATTCAATTTTCTTAAATAAATTAACTGGCCAAACCTTTGCTTACCTTGAGGTTCCAGACGAAGCGACTTACAACGAGATCGCTGAAACTGATATTTGTAAAAAGTGGTGGAAATATATGGAGCCGTTGATGGATACAAATGAGGACAATAGTCCAGTCACGACTGATTTACAAGAAGTCTTTCATTTAGATTAA